The segment CGGCCATCAGGGCCCTGTCATTGCTCAGCCGCGCAACCGCGGCCTCCAGGAACCCATCGTCAAGGCTTGTGTCGGCATCCATCACCATCACGACGTCGTTATCGCCCTGGCCGGGGAGCAGCCACTTCAGTGCCTGGTTGAGTGCGCCGGCTTTCTTCTTCGTGTTGTTCACCGATTCGAAGACCTCGACCCCGGCCTCGCGGGCAAGGGCGGCAGTTGCGTCCGTGCAGTTGTCGGCAACCACAATCACGCGTTCCGGGCGATGCGATTGAGACATCAGGGAGGCAATGGTGGCCGGCAACGAAGCTTCTTCGTTGTGTGCGGGGATCAGCACGGTCACCGTGACCGGGCCGGCGTACACGCCGCGGGTTTCCGCCATGACGATCTTCGGGGCAAGCGGTGTCCGGGGATTCGCGGAGCGGCGTGATCTGTTCGCGATGCGCCGCTCCAGCAACGCCACCCCGGCCGAGAGCAGAAGTGCAAAGGCGATGGCCGCGAGAATCACGCGGGGTTGCGGCGCCTCCGAGTCGTAGAGAATCCTCCAGACGCCCAGGACGATGCCCTCGGCCCGCGACTCGGCCGCTGAATTTCCCGTCGCGGATATGGCGAACCACAAAAGGGCCGCCGCACCGCCGACCGTGACGGCGATGACGATGCCGACCATGCGTTGAAAGAGACCTTGACCCATGCGCGAATGCTAACAGTGCTTCTTCACCTGGAAGATTCATTAATCGCCGCCATCGGATCCGCAAGGTTGGTCAGGGCATGACCTAGAACGCCGCGGAGTCAGCACACGACGGTGCCCGTGAAGGGTTGACCTATCCACACATTGCCGGTTGATACCTGGTACAGCCCGTGGATCTGGTAGGTCCAGGTGCCCTGCGTTGCATTGGGTTTGGTGAACGTTCCGGCGGTCGTCTTCGTATTGCCACCGCAGGGGTTCGCCACCGTGAAATCGTAGGACGTGGCGCGTGGCACCGTTCCGTAGCTAACAACAACGATGCTGAGGCTGCGTGCCACGCAGGTGGCCATCACACTTGCGCCGGTCGGTGCAGGCAGCGACATCGTCCCGACGCTGGTTGAATCGGAGTCCATTCCAGTGAACGCAGCTTGGGCGATACCGGGAGCGAAAACCAGGATGGCAGCCGCCGCCAGGACCGCCGCGACCCGACCCAACGCAGGCGTCTTCGCGACGTCGGCGGTGCTCCGGCTTCTACGCAAGGTCAGCGGCTTTCTGTCAGGCCCGGGGGTCCGATCTCATTCTCACCTTTTGATGTGGCAAAAACAGCGGGCCCGGTTGGGTTCTATCGGGACATTCTCAGGCGGCGCGCCGGGCGTTCGTGGCGACCAGTGCTTTTTCCAACTGTGGCAGGTGCCGCCGTATTTCTTCGCCGGCTTCAACCGCAGCGGTGTGATCGGTCATCACCAGGGCTCGTTCCAGGCGGACGCAGTGCTGTTCCATCCGGAGCGCCCCCACCATCGAGGAGCTGGTTTTCAGGCTGAGCACTGCGTTCATGGCCAGTTCACTGTTCCCGGTGCTCAACGCATCGCTGATCCGGTCCACCCGTTGTGGCAGCATCCTGGTGTAGGTGGCCGCAAAGTTCCCGGCGGCCTCCTTGCTTCTCAGCTCCCGTGCCAGGCGCTTGAGGGGGCGGCGATCAAAGGCCGGCAGGAGGCGTTCCGCCCGGCGGTCAACCCGTAGCGCTTGGCTGGCGGCGTCGTCGTGTTCGGGCTTTTTCCGCCAGATGGAGACGAGCACCATGACCACCAGGGCGGCCGGAGCGCCATACATCAGGACCTTCAAGACGACGGGATCACGAAGTGCCCGGATTGCGTTGCCGAGGTAGGGAACCGTGAATACCTGCCGGTCCACGTGGCCTCCTGCCAGGGTTGCTGTCAAGGGGTCGGCGCCGTTGTTCGCGTCGCCCTTGGTGCGGACGGTGGCAGTGCCTTGGCTGTTCACTGCCAAGTCGATGATCCGGTGGGTCTCAACCCGCTGGTCCTCCACCGGAATGTGGTAGGTGATGATGTCCCCGACCTTCAGGTCCCGGACCGCCACGGGAACGGTGACGACCACGTCTCCCGGGTTGATCAGCGGCGACATCGAGCCGGTGAGCATGGTGCTGGTCTCGTAGCCGAAGACGCGGGGCCCGACGGCGAGGAACAGGAACGCGACAACCGCCGCGACCATCAACGTGGTCGTGATGAGCCGAACGAAGGACCGGGCTATCCTCGAGCCAGTGCCGTGCTTATCCCTGGTGCCCGGCTTTTCGGTGGCCGGCGTCGCCGTCGTCGCGTCAGCCCGGGTGACCGGTGGCGTGTCGCGGAACAGTGATGCGGTCATGGCTGGGGGTTCCGTTCCTAAGGGTGGCCCTCCGCGTCGCGGTACTTTCTGCTGGATGCGACGGCGGAGGGCCGGGGTATGGCTATTTACTTGCTGGTTGCGGTGCGCTGGGTGCCCGTGAAGTTGAAAGCGACGGTGCTGCTCAGGCCCTGGAAGGTGTTGTCTGCCGTTGACGGCAGCGTCAGCGTGACCCGCAGGTTGTCGGTCTGGCCTGCGTTGACCGTGCTGAGGTTGTTCAGGGCGAGGTTCGACCCGGTGACGGCGTGGGAAGCCAGTACCGAGGTGGTGGTGCCGGAGCAGGTGTAGGTGTAGGCGGGGGCGGTGCCGGCCTCGGTCCACGGGACGGAGCAGTTGTCGATAACCATCTGCAGTCCGTTGGTCGCGTCAGTGTCCAGCTTCGAGGTCGGCAGGGCCGAGGTGGTCAGGGTGATCGCCGAGAGCCCCTGGTTGCCGGTGGCGTTGCTCAGGGTGGCTGTGCGCTGCACGGTGTCGCCGGGGACCAGACCCGAAGCGGCGACGCTGAGCCGGTTCCCCGCAGTGTTGGATGCGCCGAGTGCGATGTTGACGGTGCCGGAGGCGACGGTGTTGCTGGCCGAGGTGCTGGAGGTGAAGGCACCGTAGGTTCCCAGTCCCGCCACGCCGGCAGCAGTGCCGACCAGGGCCAGGGATGCAATGACTTTGCCGGTGGTGGTTTTCAGGTTGAGACCCATGATGTTTTCCGTTTCTTGAAGCCCGTGAGACCGGGACTTTGCTGTCCGTTGATTTCTACTTTCCACGTTGAGTTTTAGGAAGCTGCAAGGACCCCGCAAGGAATTCTTCAAGTTTGGCTAAGTTTTCGATCAAGTAGTTTTCGAGTGGTCGGGGCGGCCACTCTGTACCTTCCGGGTAGTGGAAGCGAGTAGCCGGCTCATTAGCCACGGTGGACGTCGGGGATCGGCCGGCCCATGAGTCCCGCGCCCAAGGCTAGGTGTAGGAGGCCCCGATGATTGAGCGGTTCCGGCCGAGGCTTTTGGCTATGTACAAGGCGATGTCCGCGGCGGAGATGAGTTGCTCCAGATCCGCGGCGTCTTCCTCGATGGGGATGATGCCGTAGCTGGCCGTGGGCATCGTGAAACCGGCCGCCGCGCCCGCGGCTTCAAAGCGGTCACTGATGTCGGCGGCGATCGCCTGTGCCCTCAGGGCACTGACCCCGGGCAGGAGAAGAACGAATTCCTCTCCTCCCATCCGTCCGGCGAGGTCCCCGGAACGGACTGCTGCCCTGCACGCTCCAGCGAAGGCCTTCAAGGCTGTGTCCCCTGCCGCGTGCCCGTGGTTGTCGTTGATGGATTTGAAGTGGTCAAGGTCCGCCAGGACCAGGGCGCCGTGGTTGCCGTCCACGCGGAACCTTCGGAGCCTGTCGCCGGCCGCGTCAAGGAATCCGGCACGGTTGAGGAGCCCGGTAAGTCCGTCCTGGGTTGCGGCGGTCCTGAGGACTTTGGTCTGGTTCTCGCTGCTGAGCGCGAACATGCTGAACGAGGCGACCGCCAGGAAGGCCATGCCCATCAGGGTTGTGGGCGCCGGGCCGACATAGGCGTTGTACCAGGATCCGCGGGGGCCGTCGCGAACGAAGGCGAGGAGGCGGCAGAAATAGAACGCGGCGACCGAAGCGGCGGCGATCGCCATGGCCATACGGAGCCTTGAGACTTCCGTGTCTCCCAACGCCAGCTCCCGGGCTGCGAGCCCGATCATCAGGCACATCGTGACCAGGAACACCAGATCACCGGCCCAGGGATTGGTGGCCGGGCTGTCCACGGCGGCGGCCAGCGCGGAGCATGCCGGTCCTCCCGCCAGTATCCAGGCAGAAGCCGGGACTGCTCTCAGGGAGCGGGCGCTGGCCCAGATTGAGGCTGCCCCGCCCACCAGCAGAGCGTTCCCGACAGGGTTGGCCAGCCAGCGGTTGGGGGTCTCCTCGAGCAGGAAGGTGGCGGATCCGGCCAGGAACAGGGCCATTGAAACGCACCACCACGCACTGTACGGGGACCGGGTGCTTCGGAAGTCCGCGAAGTAGAACAGGACGCCCAGCGTGAATGCCACCACGGCGAACGCCACCCGGAGGCTTTCAGTGTCAAGGTTCATTGCCAGGTACCGCCGGTCCGCCGGAATCTGTTTTCAGTTGAGTGGTCACTGTCGCACACACCGCGATGGAATCCGGGCGTGACGCACCGAAACGACGG is part of the Arthrobacter ramosus genome and harbors:
- a CDS encoding signal peptidase I; the encoded protein is MTASLFRDTPPVTRADATTATPATEKPGTRDKHGTGSRIARSFVRLITTTLMVAAVVAFLFLAVGPRVFGYETSTMLTGSMSPLINPGDVVVTVPVAVRDLKVGDIITYHIPVEDQRVETHRIIDLAVNSQGTATVRTKGDANNGADPLTATLAGGHVDRQVFTVPYLGNAIRALRDPVVLKVLMYGAPAALVVMVLVSIWRKKPEHDDAASQALRVDRRAERLLPAFDRRPLKRLARELRSKEAAGNFAATYTRMLPQRVDRISDALSTGNSELAMNAVLSLKTSSSMVGALRMEQHCVRLERALVMTDHTAAVEAGEEIRRHLPQLEKALVATNARRAA
- a CDS encoding TasA family protein, producing MGLNLKTTTGKVIASLALVGTAAGVAGLGTYGAFTSSTSASNTVASGTVNIALGASNTAGNRLSVAASGLVPGDTVQRTATLSNATGNQGLSAITLTTSALPTSKLDTDATNGLQMVIDNCSVPWTEAGTAPAYTYTCSGTTTSVLASHAVTGSNLALNNLSTVNAGQTDNLRVTLTLPSTADNTFQGLSSTVAFNFTGTQRTATSK
- a CDS encoding GGDEF domain-containing protein, with protein sequence MNLDTESLRVAFAVVAFTLGVLFYFADFRSTRSPYSAWWCVSMALFLAGSATFLLEETPNRWLANPVGNALLVGGAASIWASARSLRAVPASAWILAGGPACSALAAAVDSPATNPWAGDLVFLVTMCLMIGLAARELALGDTEVSRLRMAMAIAAASVAAFYFCRLLAFVRDGPRGSWYNAYVGPAPTTLMGMAFLAVASFSMFALSSENQTKVLRTAATQDGLTGLLNRAGFLDAAGDRLRRFRVDGNHGALVLADLDHFKSINDNHGHAAGDTALKAFAGACRAAVRSGDLAGRMGGEEFVLLLPGVSALRAQAIAADISDRFEAAGAAAGFTMPTASYGIIPIEEDAADLEQLISAADIALYIAKSLGRNRSIIGASYT